A single region of the Candidatus Thermokryptus mobilis genome encodes:
- the amrB gene encoding AmmeMemoRadiSam system protein B — protein MIKEKVRPPAVAGLFYPDVPSILNAEIEKMFERSVDIVGDKKINGEIKGIIAPHAGYMYSGQTAAVAYSLLRGKSFDTVVVVSPSHREYFDGISVYDGRAYKTPLGEIEIDVDLAELIVERGNGLIEFSAYGHRQEHAIEVHLPFLQKSLGYFKLIPIVMGDQKADYCFRLGDILGEVLKDRNVLLVASTDLSHYYPYDIALKFDKIVIDDVAEFSPEKLMDDLEQQRCEACGGGPTVAVMSAAKKLGADKSEILHYCNSGDVTGDRTGVVGYLSAVLFKQVGVN, from the coding sequence ATGATCAAAGAAAAAGTCAGACCACCAGCTGTTGCTGGATTATTCTACCCGGATGTCCCATCAATTTTAAACGCAGAAATTGAAAAGATGTTTGAAAGGTCGGTTGATATAGTAGGTGATAAGAAAATCAACGGTGAAATTAAAGGTATAATAGCACCTCATGCAGGCTATATGTATTCGGGTCAAACAGCCGCTGTTGCTTATTCTTTGCTTCGTGGTAAAAGTTTTGATACTGTCGTCGTTGTTTCGCCAAGTCATAGGGAATATTTTGATGGCATTTCGGTTTATGATGGAAGGGCATACAAAACACCACTAGGGGAAATAGAAATTGATGTTGATTTAGCCGAATTGATAGTTGAAAGGGGCAATGGTTTGATTGAATTTTCAGCTTACGGGCACAGACAAGAACACGCCATAGAAGTTCATTTGCCATTTCTTCAGAAGTCGCTTGGATATTTTAAACTAATTCCAATTGTTATGGGTGATCAAAAAGCGGATTATTGTTTTCGGCTTGGCGATATACTTGGAGAGGTTTTGAAAGATAGAAATGTCCTTCTTGTTGCGAGCACAGATCTATCACATTATTATCCTTATGATATCGCATTGAAGTTTGATAAGATCGTGATTGATGATGTCGCGGAATTTAGCCCCGAGAAACTTATGGACGACCTTGAACAGCAAAGATGTGAAGCATGTGGTGGTGGACCAACGGTTGCTGTTATGAGTGCAGCTAAAAAACTCGGCGCTGATAAATCTGAAATACTTCATTATTGTAACTCTGGCGATGTCACGGGAGATAGAACTGGCGTTGTGGGTTATCTTTCAGCTGTCTTATTTAAACAGGTTGGTGTGAATTGA
- the amrA gene encoding AmmeMemoRadiSam system protein A produces the protein MNLTDEEKIELLRIARRSITSVVNGGELPEVMPSTENLKTPCGAFVTITINDNLRGCIGYVEAVKPLAETVNEVAAKAALEDPRFPPVEPYEVENLEIEISVLSPLRPVKSVDEIKIGEHGIMIKKGWRRGLLLPQVAIEHNLTRDEFLEHTCLKAGLPPDCWKSEGTEIYIFSAIIFKESDFKQKMSEKL, from the coding sequence ATGAACCTCACCGATGAAGAGAAAATTGAACTTTTGCGGATTGCCCGCCGATCAATAACAAGCGTCGTAAATGGGGGAGAACTTCCCGAAGTTATGCCGAGCACTGAAAATTTGAAAACACCATGTGGTGCTTTCGTGACGATAACCATTAACGATAATTTGCGTGGTTGTATTGGATATGTTGAGGCTGTAAAACCACTAGCTGAGACGGTCAACGAAGTTGCAGCAAAAGCAGCTCTTGAGGACCCGCGATTTCCACCGGTTGAACCGTATGAGGTTGAAAATCTTGAGATAGAGATTTCGGTTTTGTCGCCATTGAGACCTGTTAAGTCGGTTGATGAGATAAAAATTGGTGAGCATGGGATAATGATAAAGAAGGGGTGGAGGCGTGGGCTTCTTTTACCTCAGGTTGCAATTGAGCATAACTTAACAAGAGATGAATTCCTTGAGCACACCTGTTTGAAGGCGGGCTTACCTCCGGATTGTTGGAAAAGCGAAGGGACGGAAATTTATATTTTCTCTGCGATAATTTTCAAAGAGAGCGATTTCAAACAAAAAATGAGCGAAAAATTATGA
- the ispE gene encoding 4-(cytidine 5'-diphospho)-2-C-methyl-D-erythritol kinase — translation MESVKVLSPAKINIGLRVLRKRPDGYHDIETIFHEVKLFDEIEVEVSDRIEFETDSSEVPLDFENLCLRSARIFIESFGIHSGVRIFLKKVIPVGAGLGGGSSDAAGVLKALNILFETGADGDFLCELAGLIGSDVPFFIRGGTAYATGRGEVIEPLQVDFPYKIVLVYPNIKISTAWAYGNLKLRDHAGKRSLKEIFIQYINSPENLKMEIENDFEELVFSHYPEVGKIKAKLYELGALFSLMSGSGSTVFGFFDEIRNEEEILSAFGGYRVFILR, via the coding sequence ATGGAAAGTGTCAAGGTTTTATCGCCCGCAAAGATAAACATTGGGTTGAGGGTTCTGAGAAAACGTCCAGACGGGTATCACGATATTGAGACGATTTTTCACGAGGTCAAGCTTTTTGATGAGATTGAAGTTGAAGTTTCAGATAGGATTGAGTTTGAGACAGATTCAAGCGAAGTCCCGTTGGATTTTGAAAATTTGTGTTTGAGGTCAGCGAGGATTTTTATTGAAAGTTTTGGGATACATTCTGGGGTGAGGATTTTTTTGAAGAAGGTAATTCCAGTTGGAGCTGGGCTTGGGGGTGGGAGTAGTGATGCTGCCGGTGTTTTGAAAGCACTTAACATTCTGTTTGAGACAGGAGCTGATGGGGATTTCCTCTGCGAGCTTGCTGGATTGATCGGTTCTGATGTTCCTTTCTTCATAAGGGGAGGGACGGCTTATGCCACCGGTCGTGGTGAGGTGATTGAACCGCTACAAGTTGATTTCCCTTATAAAATTGTTTTAGTGTATCCGAACATAAAAATTTCAACCGCCTGGGCTTATGGAAATTTGAAACTGCGAGACCATGCCGGAAAGAGAAGTTTGAAGGAAATTTTCATTCAGTATATCAATTCGCCTGAAAATTTGAAGATGGAGATTGAGAACGATTTTGAGGAGCTTGTTTTTTCGCACTATCCTGAGGTAGGGAAGATAAAGGCAAAACTTTATGAGCTTGGGGCTTTGTTCTCGCTTATGTCGGGGAGCGGTTCAACTGTATTTGGCTTTTTTGATGAGATAAGGAATGAGGAGGAAATTCTTTCGGCGTTTGGCGGTTATCGTGTTTTCATTTTGAGGTGA
- a CDS encoding cob(I)yrinic acid a,c-diamide adenosyltransferase, with protein MKIYTRTGDDGTTSLFGGARVKKNNVRVEAYGTVDELNAVLGIVRSISRDEKINEIVQTVQNLLFTLGADLATPFDVKSPKLKRIGEEDVKLVENFIDELEAELEQLKNFILPGGSFLSSVLHLARAVCRRAERRIISLSEVEKINEKVIPFVNRLSDLFFVLARYANKIEGVDDIKWGV; from the coding sequence ATGAAAATCTACACGCGCACAGGTGATGATGGCACAACATCACTGTTCGGTGGAGCAAGGGTGAAGAAAAACAATGTTAGAGTTGAAGCTTACGGGACGGTTGATGAACTTAACGCTGTGCTTGGTATTGTGAGATCTATTTCAAGGGATGAAAAGATAAATGAGATAGTTCAAACGGTTCAAAATCTTTTGTTTACGCTTGGAGCTGACCTTGCCACCCCATTTGATGTTAAGAGCCCGAAGTTGAAAAGGATAGGCGAAGAAGATGTTAAACTTGTTGAGAATTTTATTGATGAACTGGAAGCAGAGCTTGAACAGTTAAAAAATTTTATACTTCCTGGTGGGAGTTTTCTCTCATCCGTTTTGCACCTCGCAAGGGCTGTTTGTAGGAGAGCTGAAAGGAGGATAATTTCTCTTTCTGAAGTTGAAAAGATAAATGAAAAAGTAATCCCTTTTGTGAATCGCCTATCTGATTTATTTTTTGTCCTTGCAAGATATGCGAATAAAATTGAAGGTGTTGATGATATAAAATGGGGTGTTTGA
- a CDS encoding SirB1 family protein, translating to MISERYIVSLIKLLDDEDSFVAKTAYEKLMCLDPSHAQLISKYRENANPRLKILLDEVIDSLRYKGYIDAVVDYFKNDGEDFERGAFLVAKFAYPDVNFKSYSEILDLMAVDLRKRLYTKEDVLDVIDAVNKFFFFEKGFRGNFENYYEPDNSYINRVIDRKIGIPITLSLVYILVGRRINLPVYGIGMPGHFIVKYESNGFEIFIDPFNGGRLMSRLECERLLSQLGYVPKDDYFRRATAREVVKRMFGNLVLAYRNNGYVEKANKLIEIIKLVESFDENLHAHR from the coding sequence TTGATCTCTGAAAGATACATAGTTTCGCTTATAAAACTCCTTGATGATGAAGATTCTTTCGTCGCAAAAACGGCTTATGAAAAATTGATGTGTCTTGACCCCAGCCATGCCCAGTTGATAAGCAAGTATAGGGAAAATGCAAATCCGAGGTTGAAGATTTTACTTGATGAAGTTATTGATTCGTTGCGTTATAAAGGATACATTGATGCGGTTGTGGATTATTTTAAAAATGATGGTGAAGATTTTGAACGGGGTGCTTTTCTTGTCGCAAAGTTTGCGTATCCGGATGTGAATTTCAAAAGTTATTCTGAAATTCTTGACCTTATGGCCGTTGATTTGAGAAAGCGACTTTATACAAAGGAAGATGTGCTTGATGTGATTGATGCTGTAAATAAGTTTTTCTTTTTTGAGAAAGGTTTCAGGGGCAATTTTGAAAATTATTATGAGCCGGATAACTCTTACATAAATCGTGTCATTGACAGGAAAATAGGCATACCGATCACATTATCGCTTGTTTACATTCTTGTTGGCAGAAGGATTAACCTGCCTGTTTATGGAATTGGAATGCCAGGGCATTTTATAGTGAAGTATGAGTCAAATGGTTTTGAAATTTTCATTGATCCATTTAACGGTGGGAGGTTGATGTCAAGGTTGGAATGTGAGAGGTTGCTTTCTCAACTCGGGTATGTTCCAAAGGATGATTACTTTAGGCGGGCAACCGCAAGGGAAGTGGTGAAAAGGATGTTTGGAAATCTCGTTCTCGCTTATAGAAACAATGGTTATGTTGAGAAGGCGAACAAATTGATTGAGATAATAAAATTGGTTGAAAGTTTTGATGAAAATCTACACGCGCACAGGTGA
- a CDS encoding LOG family protein codes for MINKNLNEMSKEEVKEALNSNKQPIKAYKNLKFLNSPDARALRILAEYLEPLSRFKRYQIVDTIVFFGSARTKPMKEVRAKLKEIENRIKEFETKGKDVPLSLLEERKKAEVELYMSRYYEDAVELARLITEWSKGLGDANGRRFVVCSGGGPGIMEAANRGAAKAKGISIGLNISLPYEQKINPYITNELIFEFHYFFMRKFWFVYLAKALVIFPGGYGTLDELFEVLTLLQTGKIKKKLLVLVYGTEYWRKIVNFDAMVEYGVIDKDDLKLFKFVDSPVEAFEYLKNELTKHYL; via the coding sequence ATGATAAACAAAAATTTGAACGAGATGTCAAAAGAGGAAGTCAAGGAAGCATTAAATTCAAACAAACAACCGATCAAGGCGTATAAGAATTTAAAATTTTTAAACAGCCCTGATGCAAGGGCTTTGAGGATTTTGGCTGAGTATCTTGAGCCACTCTCAAGGTTTAAGAGATATCAAATTGTTGATACGATTGTTTTCTTTGGTTCGGCAAGAACGAAACCGATGAAAGAGGTGAGAGCAAAACTTAAAGAGATTGAAAACAGGATAAAAGAATTTGAGACAAAGGGAAAGGATGTTCCTCTGTCGTTGCTTGAAGAGAGAAAGAAAGCAGAAGTTGAACTTTATATGTCAAGGTATTATGAAGATGCTGTTGAACTTGCCAGATTGATAACCGAGTGGTCAAAAGGACTTGGCGATGCAAACGGTCGGCGTTTTGTGGTCTGTTCTGGTGGTGGTCCAGGGATTATGGAAGCAGCAAATAGGGGGGCAGCAAAGGCAAAGGGTATAAGTATAGGTCTTAACATAAGTTTGCCATATGAGCAAAAGATAAACCCGTATATCACGAATGAATTGATCTTTGAGTTTCATTATTTCTTTATGAGAAAATTCTGGTTTGTTTATCTTGCAAAGGCGCTTGTTATTTTCCCTGGCGGATATGGAACGCTTGATGAATTATTTGAGGTTTTGACACTTCTTCAGACGGGCAAGATAAAGAAAAAACTTCTTGTTTTAGTTTACGGGACAGAGTATTGGCGTAAAATTGTAAATTTTGATGCGATGGTTGAATATGGTGTCATTGATAAGGATGATTTGAAACTTTTTAAATTCGTTGATTCGCCAGTTGAAGCTTTTGAATATCTTAAAAATGAATTGACGAAGCATTATCTTTGA
- a CDS encoding SDR family NAD(P)-dependent oxidoreductase, with amino-acid sequence MGKKVALVTGSGRRLGRQIAIALAEAGFDIVVNYNQSKDEAKKTLRKIEEFGREAIAIKADITNSGQVKKMVEKAIEKFGQIDVLVNNAAIFPKPVKFWEITDELWDRVIDTNLKGQFLCSREVVKYMLERKKGKIINIASLGGLQVWTEHIAYNVAKAGLIMLTKAMAKALAPYITVNAIAPGTIIIPGEETGEIKHIPERKIPLKRYGKPSDITDVVVFLATKGDYITGQVIAVDGGRSIL; translated from the coding sequence ATGGGAAAGAAAGTTGCGCTTGTTACTGGTTCTGGGAGACGGCTTGGGCGTCAGATTGCGATTGCTTTAGCTGAGGCTGGATTTGATATAGTTGTGAATTATAATCAGTCAAAGGATGAAGCGAAAAAAACACTGCGGAAGATAGAAGAATTCGGTCGTGAGGCGATAGCCATAAAGGCGGATATAACCAACAGCGGGCAAGTCAAGAAGATGGTTGAAAAGGCGATTGAAAAGTTTGGTCAAATAGATGTCCTTGTGAATAATGCAGCAATTTTCCCAAAGCCAGTTAAATTTTGGGAGATAACAGATGAGTTATGGGATCGTGTGATTGATACTAATTTAAAAGGTCAGTTTCTTTGTTCAAGGGAAGTTGTTAAGTATATGTTGGAAAGGAAGAAAGGCAAGATTATAAACATCGCTTCGCTTGGTGGTTTACAGGTTTGGACGGAGCACATCGCATATAATGTTGCTAAGGCGGGTTTGATAATGTTGACGAAGGCAATGGCTAAGGCACTTGCTCCTTATATCACTGTTAACGCAATTGCCCCAGGGACTATAATAATTCCGGGTGAGGAAACGGGTGAAATAAAGCATATACCTGAGCGTAAAATTCCGCTTAAAAGATATGGCAAGCCGTCAGATATAACTGATGTTGTTGTTTTTTTGGCGACGAAAGGGGATTACATAACTGGTCAAGTTATAGCTGTTGACGGTGGGAGGTCAATTTTATGA
- a CDS encoding GAF domain-containing protein has translation MEQIIVKGQTKDEIYTELLPQIKSLVEDESDLIANLANVTSALKQAFPSFSWVGFYLMKDGELVLGPFQGKLACTRIKVGSGVCGTAVLRKETIIVPDVEKFPGHIYCDPDSRSEIVVPIIKDGEVLGVLDIDSYELDNFDEVDKFYLEKLVEILLEKF, from the coding sequence ATGGAGCAGATAATTGTAAAAGGGCAGACAAAGGACGAAATATATACTGAACTTTTACCGCAGATAAAATCACTTGTTGAGGATGAGAGCGATTTAATTGCCAATCTTGCCAATGTGACATCTGCTTTAAAGCAAGCGTTTCCATCTTTTTCATGGGTTGGCTTTTATTTGATGAAAGATGGTGAGCTTGTCCTTGGACCATTTCAGGGGAAACTTGCGTGCACGCGGATTAAAGTTGGAAGCGGTGTTTGTGGGACAGCCGTTTTAAGAAAGGAAACGATAATTGTCCCTGATGTTGAAAAATTCCCTGGGCATATTTATTGCGACCCCGATTCAAGGTCTGAGATAGTTGTCCCGATAATAAAGGATGGAGAGGTTCTTGGAGTTCTTGACATTGACAGTTATGAATTGGATAATTTTGACGAGGTGGATAAGTTTTATCTTGAAAAGCTTGTTGAAATTCTTTTGGAGAAATTTTAA
- the ygfZ gene encoding CAF17-like 4Fe-4S cluster assembly/insertion protein YgfZ — MKKSPLYEIHLDLGAVFGDYFGWMMPKHYVNPIEEYKFAKTSSVMIDRANVGKLRLWGKDVIDFMNRISTNDLRGLTPGTGAVTVLTDEKGKMIDVVNLCLLKVENGHQEAILFLSPGSVEDVKSWFDKLIIIDDVKYEDITDDYVIISVYGYGANEVISSEFKVDHKHFLDISKMPLYNFVRGFIIGNEVFIVRVDEFSSLGYNLVCRRDDAVAIWKLLQSKGLMAVGHEVFNVLRVEAGIPSFGREITKDYNPLEANLIKFVSFSKGCYIGQEVLARIDSYNKLQKRLVGFIIEDKKGKLKFDKDAIVFSDDEEVGKVTSVVYSYGFQKYIALGYLKVKFAVQGEKVKIEFGGDRYDAVVILPPFSV; from the coding sequence GTGAAAAAGTCGCCTTTATATGAAATACACCTTGACCTTGGAGCGGTTTTCGGCGATTATTTCGGTTGGATGATGCCAAAGCATTATGTGAATCCGATTGAGGAATATAAGTTCGCTAAAACATCAAGCGTAATGATTGACAGGGCTAATGTTGGGAAGTTACGCCTTTGGGGTAAGGATGTAATTGATTTTATGAATAGAATTTCAACAAACGATTTAAGGGGATTGACACCAGGGACAGGGGCTGTCACTGTCTTAACAGATGAGAAGGGGAAGATGATTGATGTTGTTAACCTTTGCCTTTTGAAAGTTGAAAATGGTCATCAAGAAGCAATTTTATTTTTAAGCCCCGGGTCGGTTGAAGATGTTAAATCCTGGTTTGATAAATTGATAATTATTGACGATGTAAAATACGAAGACATAACCGACGATTATGTAATCATCTCCGTCTACGGATATGGTGCGAATGAGGTTATCTCCTCTGAATTTAAAGTTGATCACAAGCATTTCCTTGACATTTCAAAGATGCCTCTTTATAACTTCGTCCGTGGTTTTATAATTGGAAATGAAGTTTTCATAGTGAGGGTTGATGAATTTTCATCTTTGGGATATAATCTTGTTTGCAGGCGCGATGACGCTGTTGCAATTTGGAAATTGTTGCAAAGCAAAGGTTTAATGGCGGTTGGACACGAGGTTTTTAATGTGTTAAGGGTTGAAGCTGGTATTCCATCTTTCGGTAGGGAGATAACCAAGGATTACAATCCTCTTGAAGCAAACCTGATCAAATTCGTTAGTTTTTCAAAGGGATGTTACATCGGGCAGGAAGTTTTGGCAAGGATTGATTCATATAATAAATTGCAGAAACGCCTTGTTGGCTTTATAATTGAAGATAAGAAAGGAAAGTTAAAATTTGACAAAGATGCGATCGTTTTTTCAGATGATGAAGAAGTTGGAAAGGTGACAAGCGTTGTGTATTCGTATGGTTTTCAAAAGTATATTGCTTTGGGATATTTAAAGGTAAAGTTTGCAGTTCAAGGGGAGAAAGTTAAGATTGAGTTTGGAGGCGATAGATATGATGCGGTTGTAATATTACCTCCGTTTTCAGTTTAA
- a CDS encoding S9 family peptidase, with protein MRKAKAYFFLIILFTFTVYGQKKLTLDDIFRSAKFRINFLSMQWLPGEDAYTTIKYDSLSRSMAIYRYDLRTGKETLIVNYARLDSQVSGFSKDVSAYFFSPDKRYILFTGSLPARKLKTGGNFYLYDIKTGTLKKITDTEETQAIIKFSPNGRFISFVRSNNIYVYEIATGNFKQLTFDGSETIINGNFDWVYEEEFSIIDGYEWSPDGKFIAFWRLDQSDVPVFKLIDYEPTYLKVVDQRYPYAGYPNSKVKIGVVDVETGETKWIDFGEEDIYIPRINWTKTPGVLSYQKLNRLQNQLELIFYDVKTSEQKVILKEVSKTWIDVHDYLTFLNDGKHFIWASERDGWLHLYLYRIDGKLVNQITVGEFEVDQLCFVDERNRKVYYTSTEVSPLERHLYVIDFNGRNKRKLTAESGWHSVNFSPTGVYYIDNHSTISKPPKWKLFDYRGRFIRTLVDNPDDVLAGYEKGEITFEVVETSDGVKLNAWMLKPANFDSTKKYPVLFYVYGGPGSQTVRNAYLGNYLWYQYLAQNGYIIFSVDGRGTGARGKAFKDVIYKNLGYYESKDQAEAALYLVRKYRFVDSARIGIWGWSYGGYMSSLTLFKFGDIFKLAVAVAPVTTWRLYDTIYTERYMQTPELNPEGYENSSVLKYVDGLKGKYLVIHGTTDDNVHWQNTIQLVDKLQKAGKQFWTMFYPNKDHSIAGRDTRYHLFTLITNFILENL; from the coding sequence ATGAGAAAGGCGAAAGCATACTTCTTTTTGATCATTTTATTTACCTTCACAGTTTATGGACAAAAGAAACTAACACTTGATGACATCTTTAGGTCCGCGAAGTTTAGGATCAATTTTCTCTCAATGCAATGGTTACCTGGTGAGGATGCTTATACGACGATTAAATATGATTCGCTTTCCCGGTCAATGGCGATTTACAGATACGATTTGAGAACAGGTAAAGAAACGCTTATAGTCAATTATGCTCGTCTTGATTCTCAAGTTTCAGGTTTTTCAAAGGATGTAAGTGCCTATTTCTTTTCGCCGGATAAGAGGTATATACTTTTCACTGGTAGTTTGCCAGCAAGGAAATTGAAGACGGGTGGGAATTTTTACCTGTATGATATCAAGACGGGGACGCTTAAGAAGATAACGGATACAGAAGAAACGCAAGCGATAATTAAATTTTCACCAAACGGTAGATTTATAAGTTTTGTCAGAAGCAACAATATATATGTTTATGAAATTGCGACGGGAAATTTCAAACAGCTTACATTTGATGGTTCGGAGACGATAATCAATGGGAATTTTGATTGGGTTTATGAAGAGGAGTTCAGCATAATAGATGGATATGAGTGGTCTCCGGATGGGAAATTTATTGCTTTTTGGCGACTTGATCAGTCGGATGTTCCTGTTTTTAAGTTGATTGATTATGAACCGACATATTTGAAAGTCGTTGATCAGCGTTATCCATATGCTGGTTATCCAAATTCAAAAGTAAAGATAGGTGTCGTTGATGTTGAAACGGGTGAGACGAAGTGGATTGATTTTGGGGAAGAAGATATTTACATTCCGAGGATTAACTGGACGAAGACGCCTGGTGTTTTATCGTATCAGAAGTTGAATCGGCTTCAAAATCAGCTTGAACTTATATTTTATGATGTTAAAACAAGTGAGCAGAAAGTTATACTTAAAGAGGTTTCAAAGACCTGGATTGATGTCCATGACTATTTGACCTTTTTGAACGATGGAAAGCATTTCATTTGGGCGAGTGAAAGGGATGGTTGGTTGCATTTATATCTTTATAGGATTGATGGGAAACTTGTTAATCAGATAACTGTTGGGGAATTTGAGGTTGATCAACTCTGTTTTGTTGATGAGAGAAACAGGAAGGTCTATTATACATCTACTGAGGTATCGCCACTTGAGAGACATCTATATGTAATTGATTTTAACGGTCGCAATAAGAGAAAATTGACCGCTGAATCCGGTTGGCATAGTGTTAATTTTTCACCTACTGGTGTTTATTACATTGACAATCATTCAACTATTTCAAAACCGCCTAAGTGGAAACTCTTTGATTATCGTGGTAGATTTATACGAACGCTTGTTGACAATCCAGATGATGTCCTCGCTGGTTATGAAAAAGGGGAAATAACTTTTGAAGTTGTTGAGACATCTGATGGCGTTAAGTTAAATGCCTGGATGTTGAAACCGGCAAATTTTGATTCAACAAAGAAATATCCTGTTCTCTTTTATGTTTATGGAGGTCCGGGAAGCCAAACAGTTAGGAATGCGTATCTTGGGAATTATCTTTGGTATCAATATCTGGCGCAGAACGGATATATAATTTTCAGCGTTGACGGGCGTGGGACTGGCGCAAGGGGTAAAGCGTTTAAAGATGTGATTTACAAAAATTTGGGTTATTATGAGTCAAAAGACCAGGCAGAAGCAGCTCTTTACCTTGTGAGAAAATACAGGTTTGTTGATAGCGCTCGCATAGGCATCTGGGGTTGGAGCTACGGTGGTTATATGTCAAGTTTAACTCTATTCAAATTCGGTGATATTTTTAAGCTTGCAGTTGCGGTAGCTCCTGTTACGACCTGGCGACTTTACGATACCATATACACCGAAAGGTATATGCAAACCCCGGAATTAAATCCAGAGGGATACGAGAATAGTTCGGTTTTAAAGTATGTTGATGGTTTGAAGGGGAAATATCTCGTCATTCACGGGACAACAGATGATAATGTTCATTGGCAAAACACAATACAACTTGTTGATAAGTTGCAAAAAGCGGGGAAACAATTTTGGACGATGTTCTATCCAAACAAGGATCATAGCATCGCTGGGCGTGACACAAGGTATCATCTTTTTACGCTTATAACGAATTTTATCCTTGAGAATCTGTAA
- a CDS encoding MarR family winged helix-turn-helix transcriptional regulator, producing the protein MSSIFDPKEQERNIDAKIVAGLERISRVFKLLLWDVAKEENLSPIQIQFLVYLAYNRASRSRITDIANEFALTKATVSDAISSLEEKGLVKRVENREDRRNYFLKLTQKGKKVAEDVSNWADVLKSELKNFSVKEKEMFLSFILNLIGALYDAGIITIQRMCFSCIYFQKNVHPDSKSPHHCGLLDKPLSIVEIRLDCEDYEPAVKSA; encoded by the coding sequence ATGTCATCAATCTTTGATCCAAAGGAACAAGAGAGAAATATAGATGCTAAAATTGTCGCAGGGCTTGAGAGAATATCAAGGGTTTTCAAACTTTTGCTATGGGATGTTGCAAAAGAGGAAAATTTAAGCCCGATTCAAATTCAATTTCTCGTTTATCTTGCCTATAACCGAGCTTCAAGGTCTCGTATAACTGATATCGCAAATGAGTTTGCTCTGACGAAGGCAACTGTGAGCGATGCTATCTCATCCCTTGAGGAGAAAGGACTTGTCAAAAGGGTTGAAAATAGAGAGGATAGAAGAAATTACTTTCTAAAATTGACTCAAAAAGGGAAAAAAGTAGCCGAAGATGTTTCAAATTGGGCGGATGTTTTAAAAAGCGAGTTAAAAAATTTTAGCGTTAAAGAAAAGGAGATGTTTCTTTCTTTTATTTTGAATTTAATAGGTGCGCTTTACGATGCGGGAATTATAACTATTCAAAGGATGTGTTTTTCCTGCATTTACTTTCAAAAAAATGTCCATCCCGATTCAAAATCACCACACCATTGTGGACTTCTTGATAAGCCACTTTCAATCGTTGAGATACGACTTGATTGTGAGGACTATGAACCCGCCGTAAAATCCGCTTGA
- a CDS encoding cytochrome P460 family protein, whose protein sequence is MVKKSVIFFGIISIALALFVLSLSGQGKSQVPYPEGYRNWVHVKSMLILPGHPLYEAFGGIHHIYANDKALRGYRTGKFPDGSVIIFDLLEAKEENNTYVEGPRKVVGVMYKDSKKFKDTGGWGFEAFKGDTKERVVKDAEQECFSCHASQEKEDFVFSKFRK, encoded by the coding sequence ATGGTTAAAAAATCTGTCATCTTTTTCGGGATTATCTCTATCGCTTTAGCACTATTTGTTTTAAGTTTATCCGGTCAGGGGAAGTCACAAGTTCCGTATCCCGAAGGATACAGAAATTGGGTTCATGTTAAGTCAATGCTTATACTCCCAGGGCATCCGCTTTATGAGGCGTTTGGTGGAATTCATCATATTTATGCAAACGATAAAGCCCTGCGTGGGTATAGAACGGGTAAATTCCCGGATGGCTCGGTTATCATATTTGATTTGCTCGAGGCAAAGGAAGAAAACAATACATATGTTGAGGGTCCAAGGAAGGTTGTTGGCGTGATGTATAAAGATTCAAAGAAGTTCAAAGATACCGGTGGCTGGGGATTTGAAGCTTTTAAAGGCGATACCAAAGAGAGGGTCGTGAAAGATGCAGAGCAAGAATGTTTCTCTTGTCATGCGTCTCAGGAGAAGGAGGATTTTGTTTTTAGCAAGTTCAGGAAGTAA